The Microcystis panniformis FACHB-1757 region TCACTTTAAAAACTTCTATTTTTCTTGATATTTTTCGTCCATGACTATTATCTTGTTCAAGAAAAAAACTTTCTGGCTTTGAGGAATTACTCAGGTCTTGTATTCGCTGATAAAGATTTTTCTGATTTCCTTTAACGGTGATAACATAGTCATTTTTAGTCTTGGCTATTAAGCTGATTGTTTTCTTCTGACAGTGTAAAGCATCCCCAGTAAAAACTTTATTTTGGAGAGAGCAATCCTCAATTATAGCTTGCCCTTCGTCGATTTCAGACCCTTTTTTGTTTTCGATTCTTTTTAAGTGTAATACCAAGCCACTTTCTTGACTAAACAATGAGATAAACATGATAAAATTTTGTTGTTCATTGTTAGGATTCTTTAGGGTGTTTTTGAGACTTTTTCCATCTATGCCTAGCCAATTTATATCATCTCTTTGTCCATATTCTTGTAATGCCCATTCATTAAACATTTTTAACAAACTCTGCCAGTCAACTCCCATCATTACCCTTCTAATTGTTGAATAGGATGGGACTCTTTCTGGAATTATGTTAAATTCTTTACTCAGCCTGTGCCGATTATTTTTAGCAAACTCTCCTAGTTCTCTATAACCTGAGTATCCTAGCATTGTTCCTAGTATTATTACTACTAATACTATCCATAAAGGGTGTCTTTTTCCTTTATCTTTCCGAAAGTCCTTGACTTGTTTTAGTTTTTCTATTAAGCTCAACATATATTTAAAAAGTTGGCGGTCACTTCTCATTTTACCTGATAGTGATCGCTTTTACTTTTGATATTCTGATGGGAGAATGAAACAGCCCTACACCCTACCCCGGGCCGTCGCCCCACCGGTGGGAGATATTGCCATCTCT contains the following coding sequences:
- a CDS encoding ISAs1 family transposase, giving the protein MLSLIEKLKQVKDFRKDKGKRHPLWIVLVVIILGTMLGYSGYRELGEFAKNNRHRLSKEFNIIPERVPSYSTIRRVMMGVDWQSLLKMFNEWALQEYGQRDDINWLGIDGKSLKNTLKNPNNEQQNFIMFISLFSQESGLVLHLKRIENKKGSEIDEGQAIIEDCSLQNKVFTGDALHCQKKTISLIAKTKNDYVITVKGNQKNLYQRIQDLSNSSKPESFFLEQDNSHGRKISRKIEVFKVRKNERKGFENLRRVIKVERRGSRGDKTYEETAYYISSLTESAEVFAKIIRGHWKIENQLHWVKDVIFEEDKSEISDFQAASNWSILTTIGLNLFRGLGFLSITEGQRWLAERWEKLIVLST